From the Spiribacter sp. 2438 genome, one window contains:
- the rplO gene encoding 50S ribosomal protein L15: MRLNTLRPAEGSRPVADRVGRGAGSGHGKTAKRGHKGQKSRSGGFHKVGFEGGQMPLQRRVPKVGFRSRKGQYVAEVRLSELHRVDGDVVSLESLQAAGLVARNARSVKVIASGEVHRAVTIQGVRATAGARAAIEKAGGKVEG, encoded by the coding sequence ATGCGACTGAATACACTGCGTCCCGCCGAGGGCTCGCGTCCGGTGGCTGACCGGGTTGGCCGCGGTGCCGGCTCTGGCCACGGCAAGACCGCCAAGCGCGGTCATAAAGGTCAGAAATCCCGCAGCGGCGGCTTTCACAAGGTGGGCTTTGAAGGCGGCCAGATGCCGCTTCAGCGGCGCGTTCCCAAGGTGGGCTTTCGCTCCCGCAAGGGCCAGTACGTGGCGGAAGTCCGGCTTTCCGAGCTTCATCGTGTTGATGGTGACGTGGTGAGTCTCGAGTCCCTGCAGGCGGCCGGATTGGTTGCCCGCAATGCCCGCTCGGTCAAGGTGATCGCTTCTGGTGAGGTCCACCGGGCGGTAACGATTCAGGGTGTGCGCGCCACCGCAGGCGCTCGCGCGGCCATCGAGAAGGCCGGCGGAAAGGTCGAGGGCTAA
- the rpmD gene encoding 50S ribosomal protein L30, whose translation MAKKKQVSVTLVRSLSGRIASHKACVAGLGIRRMHHTVVVDDTPENRGMINKVSYMLAVEEL comes from the coding sequence ATGGCTAAGAAGAAACAAGTTTCTGTCACTCTCGTGCGCAGCCTGTCGGGGCGGATTGCCTCCCACAAGGCCTGCGTAGCGGGGTTGGGCATCCGGCGGATGCACCACACGGTGGTTGTCGATGACACGCCGGAGAACCGCGGGATGATCAACAAGGTCTCCTACATGCTCGCAGTCGAGGAGCTCTGA
- the rpsE gene encoding 30S ribosomal protein S5, which yields MASSDVSGEGLREKLITINRVAKVVKGGRQFGFTALTVVGDGEGSVGFGYGKAREVPLAIQKAMERARGNMQKVSLNGPTLQYPITAYHGSSKVFMQPASAGTGIIAGGAMRAVFEVVGVQDVLAKAIGSRNPVNVVRATINALAAYNSPEKVAAKRGKTVEEIQG from the coding sequence ATGGCGAGCAGCGATGTCAGCGGTGAGGGTCTTCGGGAGAAGCTCATCACCATTAATCGTGTAGCCAAGGTGGTCAAAGGCGGCCGCCAGTTCGGCTTCACGGCCCTGACCGTGGTTGGTGACGGAGAGGGGTCCGTGGGTTTTGGTTATGGCAAGGCCCGTGAAGTGCCGCTTGCCATCCAGAAAGCCATGGAGCGTGCCCGCGGCAACATGCAGAAGGTCAGCCTCAACGGCCCCACGCTGCAGTATCCGATTACCGCCTACCACGGTTCCAGCAAGGTGTTCATGCAGCCCGCCTCGGCGGGTACGGGCATCATCGCAGGCGGCGCCATGCGTGCCGTTTTCGAAGTGGTCGGTGTGCAGGATGTGCTGGCCAAGGCCATTGGTTCACGCAACCCGGTCAACGTGGTGCGTGCCACCATTAACGCGCTGGCGGCTTACAACTCGCCGGAGAAGGTGGCTGCCAAACGTGGCAAGACCGTTGAAGAGATTCAGGGCTGA
- the rplR gene encoding 50S ribosomal protein L18, with protein MDKKSARQRRARKARAKMQELGTVRLTIHRTPRHTYAQIISATADRTLASASTLEKDVRGGLGNGGNVEAAKAVGRAIAERAVAAGITEVAFDRSGFKYHGRVQAIADAAREAGLKF; from the coding sequence ATGGACAAGAAGTCAGCAAGACAGCGTCGGGCACGCAAGGCCCGGGCAAAAATGCAGGAGCTCGGCACGGTGCGTTTGACCATTCATCGCACGCCGCGGCACACCTACGCGCAGATCATCTCCGCCACGGCCGACCGGACGCTGGCGTCAGCATCGACGCTGGAGAAAGATGTCCGTGGCGGGCTTGGCAACGGCGGCAATGTCGAGGCGGCCAAGGCCGTCGGCCGGGCGATTGCCGAGCGGGCTGTCGCGGCGGGGATCACCGAGGTGGCCTTCGACCGTTCGGGCTTCAAATATCACGGGCGGGTGCAGGCAATTGCCGACGCAGCCCGCGAAGCCGGACTCAAATTCTGA
- the rplF gene encoding 50S ribosomal protein L6 gives MSRVANNPVAIPQGVEVKFEEARRITVKGAKGELQHTIHDWVDVEQDEATLTFAANKERQEAVALAGTTRALVNNMVHGVSQGFERRLQLVGVGYRAQAQGQKVNLTLGFSHPVEHPVPEGISVETPSNTEIVIKGIDKQLVGEVAAKIRAYRPPEPYKGKGVRYADERVIMKEAKKK, from the coding sequence ATGTCCAGAGTAGCGAACAATCCGGTAGCGATTCCCCAGGGTGTCGAAGTCAAATTCGAGGAAGCCCGGCGTATCACCGTCAAGGGCGCCAAGGGTGAACTGCAGCACACCATCCATGACTGGGTGGACGTCGAGCAGGACGAGGCCACCCTCACTTTTGCCGCCAACAAGGAGCGGCAGGAGGCAGTGGCGCTGGCGGGGACGACCCGGGCGCTGGTGAACAATATGGTTCACGGCGTGAGTCAGGGGTTCGAGCGCCGGCTGCAGCTGGTGGGTGTGGGCTATCGTGCCCAGGCCCAGGGGCAGAAGGTGAACCTGACCCTGGGATTCTCCCACCCCGTGGAGCATCCGGTGCCCGAAGGCATCTCAGTCGAGACGCCGTCGAACACCGAGATCGTGATCAAGGGTATCGACAAGCAGCTGGTTGGTGAGGTGGCGGCCAAGATTCGCGCCTACCGGCCGCCGGAGCCCTATAAGGGCAAGGGCGTCCGTTACGCCGACGAGCGGGTCATCATGAAAGAAGCCAAGAAGAAGTAG
- the rpsH gene encoding 30S ribosomal protein S8, with product MSMTDPIADMLTRIRNGQSAEKPEVSMPSSKQKVAIARVLKDEGYVQDYRVEGDEKKPSLVVSLKYHEGRPVIEEIQRVSRPGLRRFEGKRTLPRVRGGLGTAIISTSQGVMTDRAARDAGHGGEVLCVVF from the coding sequence ATGAGCATGACCGATCCCATCGCGGATATGCTGACCCGTATACGCAACGGGCAGTCCGCCGAGAAGCCGGAGGTCTCAATGCCCTCCTCGAAGCAGAAGGTAGCCATCGCCCGGGTGCTGAAGGACGAGGGCTACGTCCAGGACTACCGGGTGGAAGGCGACGAGAAAAAGCCTTCGCTGGTGGTGTCGCTGAAGTACCACGAGGGCCGTCCGGTCATCGAGGAGATTCAGCGGGTGAGCCGCCCGGGTCTGCGCCGCTTCGAAGGTAAACGAACGCTGCCGCGGGTCCGTGGTGGATTGGGTACAGCCATTATTTCCACTTCGCAGGGTGTGATGACCGACCGGGCCGCGCGGGACGCGGGTCATGGCGGCGAAGTGCTCTGCGTTGTGTTCTAA
- the rpsN gene encoding 30S ribosomal protein S14 — protein sequence MAKVSMVQRELKRERLRVKYAAKRAELKEIIRSPGSSEEERAAAQEQLQNLPRNASPVRGRNRCNVSGRPRGYYRKFGLARNMLRKAAMRGEIPGLKLSSW from the coding sequence ATGGCAAAGGTTTCCATGGTCCAGCGTGAGCTCAAGCGGGAGCGGCTGCGGGTCAAGTACGCCGCAAAGCGTGCCGAGCTCAAGGAAATCATCCGCAGCCCCGGTTCCTCGGAGGAGGAGCGGGCGGCGGCTCAGGAGCAGTTACAGAATCTGCCCCGGAACGCCAGCCCCGTGCGTGGGCGCAATCGGTGCAATGTCTCGGGTCGGCCCCGCGGTTACTACCGCAAGTTCGGCCTGGCCCGGAACATGCTCCGCAAGGCCGCCATGCGCGGCGAGATCCCCGGCCTGAAGCTGTCCAGCTGGTGA
- the rplE gene encoding 50S ribosomal protein L5 translates to MARLREQYKSEIVSALQERFEYSNPMQVPRLEKIVINMGLGEAVRDKKVIDHASGDMAALAGQKPIVTYTRKAVAGFKIREEWPIGVKVTLRRSRMYEFLDRLVNIAAPRIRDFRGFSPRSFDGRGNYNLGVREQLVFPELEFDKIDAIRGMDIAIGTTAETDAEAQALLEGFGFPFRK, encoded by the coding sequence ATGGCCAGATTGCGCGAACAATATAAAAGCGAAATCGTCTCGGCCCTGCAGGAGCGCTTCGAGTATTCGAATCCCATGCAGGTGCCGCGGCTTGAAAAGATCGTGATCAACATGGGTCTCGGCGAAGCAGTGCGGGATAAAAAAGTGATCGATCATGCGAGTGGCGACATGGCGGCGCTGGCCGGCCAGAAGCCGATCGTGACCTATACCCGCAAGGCCGTGGCCGGATTCAAGATCCGTGAGGAGTGGCCCATCGGCGTTAAGGTCACGCTGCGTCGGTCCCGCATGTACGAATTTCTTGACCGTCTGGTCAACATCGCAGCGCCCCGGATCCGTGACTTTCGGGGCTTTTCGCCCCGGTCGTTCGACGGCCGCGGCAACTACAATCTCGGTGTCCGTGAGCAACTGGTGTTTCCCGAACTGGAGTTCGACAAGATCGACGCCATTCGCGGAATGGACATTGCAATCGGCACCACGGCAGAGACGGACGCGGAAGCTCAGGCCCTCCTTGAGGGTTTCGGTTTCCCGTTCCGCAAGTAA
- the rplX gene encoding 50S ribosomal protein L24, which produces MRKIKQGDEVMIIAGKDKGRRGRITRVIPERDRVVVENANMVKKHKRANPQANDAGGIIEKEMPIHRSNVAIYNPNTGEPDRVGIRVADDGTKERFFKSDNNLID; this is translated from the coding sequence ATGCGCAAGATTAAGCAGGGCGATGAAGTCATGATCATCGCCGGCAAGGACAAGGGCCGCCGCGGGCGCATTACCCGGGTGATTCCCGAACGGGATCGCGTGGTGGTCGAGAACGCGAACATGGTGAAAAAGCACAAGCGGGCGAATCCCCAGGCGAACGACGCCGGCGGCATCATCGAGAAAGAGATGCCGATCCATCGCTCCAACGTGGCCATCTACAATCCCAACACGGGTGAACCCGACCGCGTCGGTATCCGTGTGGCGGACGATGGCACGAAAGAGCGCTTTTTCAAGTCTGACAATAATCTGATTGATTAA
- the rplN gene encoding 50S ribosomal protein L14, with protein MIQMQTLLGAADNSGAREVQCIKVLGGSKRRYAGIGDIIKVSVKDAIPRGRVKKGEVYNAVVVRTKRGVRRPDGSLIRFDGNAAVLLNNNLQPIGTRVFGPVTRELRDERFMRIISLAPEVL; from the coding sequence ATGATTCAGATGCAGACGCTGCTTGGCGCGGCGGACAACAGCGGAGCGCGGGAGGTCCAGTGCATCAAGGTACTGGGCGGGTCCAAGCGCCGCTACGCCGGCATCGGCGACATAATCAAGGTTAGTGTGAAGGACGCGATCCCTCGGGGCCGCGTCAAGAAAGGCGAGGTGTACAACGCGGTGGTGGTGCGCACCAAGCGCGGCGTCCGTCGCCCGGACGGGTCCCTGATCCGTTTCGATGGCAACGCGGCGGTGCTGCTGAATAACAACCTGCAGCCCATTGGCACCCGCGTGTTCGGACCGGTTACCCGCGAGCTGCGGGACGAGCGGTTCATGCGCATCATCTCGCTGGCTCCGGAGGTGCTCTAG